The region CGACGATATATACTTTTCCCAAAAGGTCTTTACCCTGTTACCCTCCGTATCACTTTCATTTACAGTTTGCTTTGGGAAAGACCCATGACTCGACATGTGCTCGATGGCTACACCCTCAAACAGCTTTTTCAGTTTTGGTCCGTTAATAGGAAGTGTAAATAACTCTTCTTTAACCTGTCTGACATCTTCTAATGTCCTCGTAGTTTCATGGACCTCTCCCTTAAGTGCTTCGTCAagtatctttatttcattttcatattcgttttttaGATTTTCCATGTTCTTTAGCAATTTTTCGTTTCTATCAGGATTGTATTGCTCATGGTTGATTGCCATACTCAGATGGTCAACTATGGCATCATTGTATGGAACAAGAGCAGTTTGTTTAAGAAAGGAGCCAAATTTAGCGCCAGCTTTGATAATGGCCTTTTGTTCCTTTCGCAAACCTTCAACATGCCTGTCAATATCAGCTAACATTgattccttcatttctttcagatTGGAAAGTTTCGTATATTCAGTTTTCataattgtagaaaaaaaatcattttctatgAGTTTTGTCTCGTAGGTGATGTGCATATGCTCTTTGTACCCGTGGGTGCAATGTTTGCATTTTCCGCCAAGTAAAGATTTGCAAAAAAGGAGTTTTTTGCTACCGACCAAGATGCCAATTATATTGGGAATGTGACAACGATCATGACAGATTGTCTTGTAGTCTACCTGTTTTTCCTTTGACTCGCCAACTTGGACATACCTGATGCATGCAGGGGCAGTACACACTGTTCTGTTATATTCCAGTTCTTTTCTTTCAATGTCATACACTTTGATACTTTGACATTCTTGCAATGGATCGATTTCTTGATCTGCCTCAAGAActctctttttaatttcttcaccTAGCTCAAGATTTTGAGTTATTAGGTTTGTTACATCTGCTAACGGTTTAGCCATTACTAATATGGTTCTACGGGCATTATTCATTCCAATGGTTTGTTTCAAATCGTGCGGCGTCATATTGACAATGTACGATAGGAGACGTCCTGTTTCTTTGACAGACTTATTCCAACAACTCGACATTGTGGCAATTTCGTGTTGGTTGAGCTGGATGCCATTCTTACTGCAGGCAAGAGTAAGGAACGACTCGTTATCGAAAAAAAAGCTGTGTTCAAATTTTGCTGTGAGATCAAATCTGCAAGACGATAGCTCTTTAATAAGAATAGGCAATGAGTCACCCGGGGTGTAAGAGGAATACCGAGCATGCGtgaaacagaaaacaatatTGTTCCTTGCTGAATTGTGCAACTGGACAAGCAGTTCCTGGATACAGAATTGGAATGCGGGTGTAAGCCTGGTTATTGTTGGCTTGAAGAGTATGCATATCGCATTAATCTTGGAAAAGGAAGTAAGGTGGCACAGTACTttgtccatattttttttatcctgtTCGGTCCCAGCTGTATCACCAATACCAGGTGTGTCAATTAAACGTAATATCTTATCCCCAATAACAAATTCATATGTCTTAGGCTCCCGAGTGCCTGATTTACCGGCCTCTTGCACTTCATTTTCATTCGGTATTCCTACCTGTATACATGTGTATTTACCATTTATATACTTTGTCAAACAGGCTGGAATCAATACTTGAAAATCATCAGCCATCGTTGCATCATTAAAGGTGGGAAAATTAAGGTAGCAACGAAACCCATTTATCCATGTTGATTTACCGACACCGGTCTCACCCAGAAGGAGAatgtttatttccttcatttcttcccTGGATGTAGCCATTTTTAATACACCTTCAATACCAataatctgtttaaaaaggACGAATTCTAAGATCCGTTTGaatgttttgaaaaatgtaaatgaCAATGGTAGAGAGATCtatacaaattatgtattaattaCACAATGCATACATGCAATAACGTGACATGATATAACTGATATCTTGCAAATATCTCTGTTCGACGTTTGTCAATGATTCTACACCTTCGATTATGTTTTAAGTAGTTTCAACGCTGCTCTTTTTGCAGCGAAAGTCGGAACCACCTATATCTCTTCCAGCAGCGTCTCATCAAGTAgcataatatgaaataatccACCAGAATGAATTGAAGTTTGGAGGAATAGCAGGCTCTTCTGTAAtagaacaaaaaatgtttaggTTTAGAACATAGCGCCTGATTAGGATATCATGTAATCTCTTTCAATTAACATGGTTAATGGGAAAATGTATACCTTTTTTCGCTGCAGTTCTTGTCTATTTGTGGTCGGCTACGCAACCAACCTATCATGTACACCTTCCGTGATTTTCTGGTAGATATGATCAAAATTTGTGCATAACTGTCAAGTGGGGTATGTATgcctttttgtgtgtgtgttcagagtacccctttcataaacccaattatgcggataatagcagcacaatctggtcgtaaaatcggagcgggaccagagttatccgcattattttgatgttgcaattatccgcataatagcggcatcgggaccagattttgactttatgaacgcatttccaaagtaatgccGATCAGTGGCGTTAATACGGGgagcatggggggcacgtgccccctcccacccccccccccccaatcggctgacaaaaaaacggggaaaaggagaaaaagaggaagaaaggaagagaaacgtagttggaaagaagacattattgttcattataatgttatattatatcataattatgttatgttatattatataatacattttttttggtcataactttatgaaacataatttgcttatggcctatgtcttcattgttcctggtgctcgcattgtatgtttaccgagatatataatcctgttatactaaaacctcccgttttcaagtcaatataaaccaaactgccaaatatatttcctcgcacttcgagttattattgttttatgtacaatagcatgcttctttttcatgactacttaaaatgactgcccaattttaaggtcttaatataaacatttcctgtccgtgcttacgttcgcagtagtggatcggtgaaatatgtctgctctccaagaattcctagaatcagtctttaaaatgtccctttttctaacctgaatatcaaaaattttcaggctcgcgcttcgcgctcgcaagattggattagtgagatgggtatgttaatcatgattataagtgctttatgtgcatgtttagatgtaattctaacaaatcaGCAAGCGATTATTGGCACTCACATTAGATGgctatggtgagatgtgtatactcttaatggattcctaaaatgtagtccttaaaatcttcctgtttgggggtcaatatttacaaaaatttcagctcgcacttcgcgctcgcattatctagcgagacaggtacgtatcatgattacaaaagattgattataatgtccctttttaggtctgaatatcaaaaattttaagctcacgcttcgcgcttgcattatttgaccagtgagagacatatccgtttaatggcactgttcttaaaatatctctattaggtcagtatacctggctcACTTAGTGACTCAAACAAATTTCTGGTGCCCCctaatgccgtgacccacggtacgccactgatgcggataattgccatggtgcagtcacaaggtcacccttttccaacacaaccccatcggagggggtgtgtgcagttgccatgacgattatccgcctttttcaggacgggcgctcgtaaaaaatagtgcggattattttcggagtttgtgaacgcaatttaaggaggatgggtttatgaaaggggctTCTTCAAGAATCCAAAGGGTGCCACCTAGCATGGACCTACTGCAACCTAGGCACCATAATTTGTCATATTTCTTTTACGTCATAAGCCACGCCCACATTTCCAGATTCATTTTGTGACTTTTCAATCAGACCGCGgatccctatgctaatgagcatattcatccaaatcataacgtggctgaatcctcctacTTGAAAAATTTCGTGATTCGTGAGTTTGtcttctttctctaagaatttacctgctTTAACCCCAAGTCAAATTAAATATCATTACACCATCAAATAGAGTAAGAGTTACTTTTTCATATTggaaattaattttgtaaacaatatatttattaaaaaagggTAATTTCTGAACTGGAATTTTGCCTCAAATTTTTACTTTCTTCCTCTGCTTACTTTGGAAATCATGCAAAAcgttattttgagcctcaatcatatctatatcaccataaagctgaaatgctgtactttctcacaatgtcactcttgatatctGGCACATTTTAATCGGGTCGAGTTATCACTTTTCCGTCCAAGAACAGATTTCAGAAGTTTTGGAGTGGCACGAAATCCAAAGTTCTGACTGGATAAGGGTCACAAAACAACAGGCCCTGGTAATTTGAAGTGAGTACAATATGGTAAGTGTGACAtttagtccagtcaatctagccagaataggggggtcccccaccactaattgcaacacaagatattccactgaaaatTTTTTCCAGGAAGggcccctaaacaacatactaaaagtcccaagaaatccaagcagtggaaatttatgaaatttgcatattatgcaaattagccatgaaaaattaaaaaagaagggaaataatccaaGGATTGCACattaaatgtccaaaacaatttaatttgaatggaaattcatgataaataactgaattcaatgtttttaatcaaaagtgcaaaaatttctacctcatttgcatattatgcaaataagcatccttatatggaaaaaaaggccaagatattgtgatttttctcatatagactgcttgaaaacatttcattaatattgacATTAATATGTTACTACTAGTATATCACTAAGCATGAAAACtcatcccaatgcctgaaaattaatttgcatattatgtaaattagccatttaaaaaaatagaaaatgagaaaattaatccaaagattacaaattaaatgtccacagcaagaaattttgaacaaaagttcatgatgaataatcaagttcaatgtctttatttaaaaaaagctagcaaatctgcctcatttgcatattatgcaaataagtatccttatatggaaaatgtcaataaattttgatttttatcacattgactgcagtgaaaacatttcagtttttcaaattaatatgctgctatcactaagcattcgaatctatcctaatatgatttatattcaaggaaaaatactcGAAATATGTTCGCTTCCTAAGCCGCGttgttagtctgacaagatgatggaattggcaagaacaaagcacagtatttgaattgctctgtagtttgttagagttgacaaccctttcttatatGGATGGGACTTAGACTTTCCTGAAATTTCAccgtataaacatgataaagggaggccaggaaaagcaaacttatggcaggtaagatctgatgagtagtctcattaagaagtgtagcagagattccgtctggcctagtagcttTATGCaggtttttttctttaacaacttcttcagtagtctggctacacctgcttgactaaacaatatgttatctggccatatctgggtcaggaGTGGGTCCCAGGACTTTTAgatcagcgtcatcatcatcatgaacagtggtgaatactaagactaaaaatatttgccttaataatgttatttcaatttagtcatagctattgatattaagggctcccaacatgctaattgttagagcctggatcattgtcaatccggtcaaacaaattatgtattataggcttgtctacaaaccctctttaatatggtcctctttaatgcattgtagcaattctgatctttaccttactgatgcttttggagctctaaaatgtacaagccttcctagcctttctctaaaactcttgacatcttccgacacaacttatgtccattgtctcattgaggcaacttgtgtcggaagaagatgtggttaacggtgtgttcttgttaaagtcctcttcattggcattcagtctcctatTCCCAacttgtcggatttcagtacagagagttgtatgattgtccaaagtacatctgcatgacactattaaagtcagcattcctccagaagaacatctTTAGTCGTACCACGATTACTAAAAGgtttattcctctggataacctcacagtatacccatgagtaacacattgtggcaaataaatcctggAAGTGGTATACACTGTCTAACCAATGTTGGATGGAATTTGATGGTGATGCtaagggtgttccattatgttgtgttTTTGTTGGAAAGGCAATCAACAGTCAtccatctggtttgttcattATCTCACTGAGGAATAtctgtttaccataaatatcaggaaattaatattattatttgcatacgacttacttagaaaccatagctttaatatttggagatggttgccataggaaatttatcaaagaggaaagaacagaaaatggatgcttcatcatgaagcagcaactggattcagcaagaactTCTTATCACGATTCCTGTGtctgagaaagatgcctataatgcattttaagccttcatcattaatttatgaatggctttcatgtcgctcgtataggcaaatgcccattgttactcttattGGGCCGTATGCATAATGCATTTTAAGCCTTCATCATTAATCtatgaatggctttcatgtcgctTGTATATAcaaatgcccattgttactcttattaagcatgcccagagatcttgtgatccaagcaagtactcatattcaccaccaagacaagtgatgatgatgagttcttgtaaagcgccggtatccgcctcagctcggcgctcatggcgcttgctaaaaaataggaaatatctcacaaatttcaatgtcttcaaacagtgcttaggatcatcattcagttcaagtactttcctagtaatgctacaattgagttattcttgggataatgttggagtgaAGAACtgaaaggtcttcaggtaagactcaaaagttggttgtctctgctctcctgataaattggggaaggctattccacagctttggtccagagatgtagaggctctgtcaccccaggttgtgtgggtgagagattccctcagcaatgcttgatctgctgatccgagactgcgtgttggtctatgctgagataagagctctgatatgtagggtggagatttatcgttaagcgctttaaatacaaggaccccaagtttataagctaagtggtgtgctacaaggaccaaatattcgaagctaatgggcttttatttgtacgggtgtAACATCTTGTGttgatcacttggcaatccaggaACTTGCTAGAGTGGACTACactcgcaagaaacgcaaagtctctacaaagtcaagaagagagcaagacttggatggaaataatgaagcattcaagcagtgggatccatgtagaatggactcatcattgtacaatatgagtagggtaactgctcgtgacaatagtcaatatcaaccaagcagGGAGTGTAGGGAAGatcatcatggttaatacacataatctacatggaattttagaggaaagtatcacgtatgtgtttccttgaatatttataacatgtcggatgcttatttgcataatatgtaaattatactTCAAATACTAGTACAGtattaagctgattattaatgtaCTGTATATGTCATTCTTAGTGACTACATCATATTGATCAagactgaaatgtttttataaatgtttttgtgagaaaagtcaaaatttctggatttttttagATGCTCATatgtatatgcaaatgaggtagatttatttacgattttttattttaaaaatgaatgaatttgtaaaacttatcatgggcttcagttcaattcgtattTTTTCCTGCACTTGATgtccaatatttggattattttccttatttgtattttattatggctaatttgcataaaatgctaattttgtgattttcctaaatgcttgtatatttaaggacttttaatatggtgtttaggaaaccttcATGTAtttgccatattccaatttcaatagattatctacttgcaatttttgagggatgtaacaccatttttttattttataacgtataagataaatttatttgcataatatgcaaattatacTATAgacactaagctgaatacaaatgtattcaacatCCTTAGTGATAACAGCATGTAAatttcaacattaatgaaattttcaagaagttaatgagagaaaaatcacaataccttgacatttttccatataaggatgcttttttgcatattatgcaaatgaggtagattttttttgcacttttgacaaaaaaacattgaatacagttatttatcatgaattttcgctcaaattatattgttttggacactcaatttataatctttgggctattttccttatttttctaactttttatggctaatttgcataatatacaaatttcataaatttccactgcttggatttcttgggacttttagtatgttgtttaggggaccttccttgaaagcattgcagtggaatatctcgtgttgcaattagtggtgggtcaaaccctatattgactggactaatTGGAGGGGATCAGTGTAGGAACGGTTGGAATTTGAGTGGGTGTGtagtctctttgaccaatcagagtgtaTTATTCTCATTTCATGTtgtaaattattgatgtttttgaaaacggtatataatttcttcgtctttttcttactatcattattattctttttcttcttcttcttttcttcttctgttatcTTCTCTGttgtcttttctctttttcgtctccctctcacttttcccttcttcttcttcctttttttttcttcttctcctcccctcctcttcaCGTTTCAATGATTGTCTtgcaatatttcattgatgCTCCTTTTCCATATATATTGTTCGTTATAcactgattttaaaatgtttactttgtCATTCGTATGTTCCACACGGCCCCAATGGAAATCAGTCTGTGAACTGTTTGGGCTTTTTAaccgtgtataaataaaataaatcttatcttatcttatcttattctCGTTTTCAAGCTGCTAAATGTACATGGTCAATGATAAGTCTGATCTTGACCCGATATACCTAATTCTTATTTTCAAacctatttcatttttaaacatacATGTTCAGCTTTGCCATGATCTAGAAATAATTTGgacttaaacaaaaataaagttcgaaaataataattttgtaacatgttttagatcaaaagtttcacgTACATTAAacgatttttaaataaattcaaacacacaaCCTAAAGGGATAATTTTTATACTTTACAATGAtatcaaaatcatgaaacttgATATAAATTTAAAGCAGCACGGTCCAAATAAAAAGAGGCGATTTTAGTTCGCACCAAACCTCTCTATTAATGAATGTCACCAGGATGAATGAAGCTACTTTTTTGATGACCTGCCAATTGACTCTTTTCTATTATACTGAATGAATATGTCATATTTGGTTTCAAATTGAAgctaatgaaaatattaaagttaATGTACGGTTTCATGACACAAAGGAATCGTCCAGATCAGAATAAGGTCATAAAAAGTAGAAttaggtaaaaaaaatatataagtgtTTCACATAATGCagaacatgttttaaatacaaaagtcaagtattatttgcatttttaatgGAGCTTAATCATTGTGTATATATTAGGAATGGGTTTGATGCTAACTTGTCATCTTTGAGCAGGTTTTTTCTTAGTTTATGAACCCCGTCCACTTTTCACATATGTATATGCATCTTTATTTGGACGGAATATGACCTGCATGTATTTAATAGAATTAACATAATTTGTAAGAGAACCACTGTACTGCAATTAGAACCAAGTTTCATATAGAAGTCAGAATCTTAGCAAATCTttctcagttcttagaaaagGGAAGTATAAGATAGCTAGTACCTTATGGGGGGCATgatggcacccccccccccccctgatctcggccgctgttcgcgcgatcgcgccgaaattaTATAGGCATGTGCATTATTTTACCACATAAACTGCAAGTCAGTATAAAAACACCCAAACTCACATAAAATCTTCATTTTCTCCCCCAGatatcatctttgtaatcttatttaaaggattttttctaatgtatttttattttcagaatatcttatgtatttgtttttcctctttttttcgatggaaattattacagacgaTTGATCACATAAATTAAATCATGGGTCAATTTAGCGGACCAATTACAATGGAAAATAATCATCCTTTAATGAATTTCATCCCCCGTAGACTTTATACACAAAGTATACAAAACCATTTTCAGCAGAGCACTTTCTCATAAAAAGTTATGTGGCGTCGCGACACTATCATCCCTTTACTCGTACGTCACAAAGTTGGTATTAAAAAATGCGCgagattttaaacaaaaaagtcataaaatttcgCGTCACCATCATTTTGCGTTTTGGAAATATTACGCGAAGCGTTGAGGGGAGGGGGCATGATGCACCTCAGTCCTTTTAAGGTTAAAGCAAATTTATCTTTGTGATAAAAGCTATCAATACACTCTTCTAACCTAGGAATTAGATATGAGTCAATTTTAGTTACTATACTGCATTTGACTTTTTGGTAATGAATGCAACATCTCTGAGAGCCTTATGAAGTTTGGAcccattaccatgattacgaAAGCAGAACTCCAACTCTTCTGACTCGGTTCGATTATATCCGATTATCTAATTTAAGTGTATTTTTTCATAGTTTCTATTGTGTCATTATCTAAACCGTATTTCCTTATTCACGATTTCCAACTTGCTTAGAGTGAGCCTATAAGGAGTCTATAACAACAGGGATCggatgctgatttttttttttttttttttttttacaaaggagCGAGTACCTCTTCTTGTTGgcttaaagctaaatgatagtATTTGCAGTGAAACACTAATTTCgggagaaagtctgtaaaaccaaggttaagtatgactatatcatcgtggatctagatatggtacagttacataaactgaactttgtaaaatcataaaatctaatctgaaatacgatcacactgaagatcgccaacacagataggcacacgtgggacagtatattattattgctggaataaagacccgacggaagtgaccgaatccgtgcttattttgcttatttttcagcaattacacagtttcttccagaatcctttggcacatattttgtattcatacaaacagacacttgggtggtcattatattagatacggtaaaaaaaaatcactttgagatcgttaccagaactggaatttatctttaacactGCTAATACCACAATTATCTCTAGAGTAGGATAATAGTACCATTGTCCACAGAACAGA is a window of Lytechinus pictus isolate F3 Inbred unplaced genomic scaffold, Lp3.0 scaffold_56, whole genome shotgun sequence DNA encoding:
- the LOC135158564 gene encoding uncharacterized protein LOC135158564 codes for the protein MATSREEMKEINILLLGETGVGKSTWINGFRCYLNFPTFNDATMADDFQVLIPACLTKYINGKYTCIQVGIPNENEVQEAGKSGTREPKTYEFVIGDKILRLIDTPGIGDTAGTEQDKKNMDKVLCHLTSFSKINAICILFKPTITRLTPAFQFCIQELLVQLHNSARNNIVFCFTHARYSSYTPGDSLPILIKELSSCRFDLTAKFEHSFFFDNESFLTLACSKNGIQLNQHEIATMSSCWNKSVKETGRLLSYIVNMTPHDLKQTIGMNNARRTILVMAKPLADVTNLITQNLELGEEIKKRVLEADQEIDPLQECQSIKVYDIERKELEYNRTVCTAPACIRYVQVGESKEKQVDYKTICHDRCHIPNIIGILVGSKKLLFCKSLLGGKCKHCTHGYKEHMHITYETKLIENDFFSTIMKTEYTKLSNLKEMKESMLADIDRHVEGLRKEQKAIIKAGAKFGSFLKQTALVPYNDAIVDHLSMAINHEQYNPDRNEKLLKNMENLKNEYENEIKILDEALKGEVHETTRTLEDVRQVKEELFTLPINGPKLKKLFEGVAIEHMSSHGSFPKQTVNESDTEGNRVKTFWEKYISSVDVLAGSSL